A DNA window from Actinomadura coerulea contains the following coding sequences:
- a CDS encoding RNA polymerase sigma factor yields MADEAPDEQRFTAIYDECRQRVWAYAAARAGGQVADEVVSETFAVAWRRLADVPDPALPWLLGVARNVLRDGHRARVRRESFAAELGRWAPRWTGDVAEDVAERLAVLRAMAALPEGDREILILIAWQGLTPREAARVVGCSPAALRVRLHRARRRLVRAAEDEQSDARTASARPDPPRPPARTDTGPGSAGAAAQGARSQVGVIKEETA; encoded by the coding sequence GTGGCAGACGAGGCCCCCGATGAACAGCGCTTCACCGCGATCTACGACGAGTGCCGCCAGCGCGTGTGGGCCTACGCCGCCGCCCGCGCCGGCGGCCAGGTCGCGGACGAGGTGGTGAGCGAGACCTTCGCCGTGGCGTGGCGGCGGCTCGCCGACGTCCCCGACCCGGCGCTGCCGTGGCTGCTCGGCGTCGCGCGGAACGTGCTGCGCGACGGGCACCGCGCGCGGGTGCGCCGCGAGTCGTTCGCGGCCGAGCTCGGGCGGTGGGCGCCGCGCTGGACCGGCGACGTCGCCGAGGACGTGGCCGAGCGGCTCGCGGTGCTGCGCGCGATGGCGGCGCTGCCCGAGGGGGACAGGGAGATCCTGATCCTCATCGCCTGGCAGGGCCTGACGCCGCGCGAGGCCGCCCGGGTGGTCGGCTGCTCGCCCGCGGCGCTGCGGGTGCGCCTGCACCGCGCGCGCCGCCGCCTGGTCCGCGCGGCCGAGGACGAGCAGTCGGACGCCCGCACGGCATCCGCCCGCCCGGACCCGCCCCGGCCGCCCGCCCGAACCGACACCGGACCGGGGTCGGCGGGCGCGGCGGCACAGGGAGCACGGTCGCAGGTCGGAGTCATCAAGGAGGAAACGGCATGA
- a CDS encoding RNA degradosome polyphosphate kinase, giving the protein MTVNPGHVPPQSEALPDDRFLDREESWLRFNQRVLELAEDPGLPLLERVRFLSIFSSNLDEFFMVRVAGLARRMATGLAVQSASGRQPREVLARTGVVAHELMQRHASCFRKEILPALEDEGIDLLRWDELAETEQERLRRLFRDRIYPVLTPLVVDSAHPFPYISGLSLNLAVIVRDPETDATMFARVKVPPLLPRFIEASPDRFTPLEDVIAAHLGQLFVGMEVVEHHAFRVTRNQDLEIDDDISEGLLQALERELLRRRFGPVVRLEVEESISEGVLDLLTSELGVDEGQIYRVVGPLDLGGLAAIADLDRPELKYPPFVPSKEALPEDASIFSAIRERDVLVHHPYDSFTTTVQRLIEDAATDPRVLAIKQTLYRTSGDSPIVDALMSAAEAGKQVVVVVELKARFDERANIAWARKLETAGCHVVYGFVGLKTHCKLALIVRQESEGHLRRYCHIGTGNYHPKTARLYEDFGLLTADPEVGEDVSALFNHLTGYSRQSSYHRLLVAPNSLRSGLVQRIEHEIDNRRAGHPARVRIKCNALVDEVIIDALYRASRAGVPVDVWVRGICALRPGVPGLSDMIRVRSVLGRFLEHSRVFAFENGGEPEVWLGSADLMHRNLDRRVEALVTVNDRAQRDDLLALMDRAMDDHTHAWALDAEGTWTRSLAGAGETLLDIQTHLVKSRRWRTIDA; this is encoded by the coding sequence ATGACCGTCAATCCAGGACATGTCCCTCCGCAATCCGAGGCGCTGCCCGACGACCGCTTCCTCGACCGTGAGGAGAGCTGGCTGAGATTCAACCAGCGCGTCCTGGAGCTCGCCGAGGACCCGGGGCTGCCGCTGCTGGAACGCGTCCGCTTCCTGTCGATCTTCTCCAGCAACCTGGACGAGTTCTTCATGGTCCGCGTCGCCGGGCTCGCCCGCCGGATGGCGACCGGCCTGGCCGTCCAGTCCGCGAGCGGCCGCCAGCCCCGCGAGGTGCTGGCGCGCACCGGCGTGGTCGCGCACGAGCTGATGCAGCGGCACGCGTCGTGCTTCCGCAAGGAGATCCTGCCCGCGCTCGAGGACGAGGGCATCGACCTCCTGCGCTGGGACGAGCTGGCCGAGACCGAGCAGGAGCGGCTGCGGCGGCTCTTCCGCGACCGGATCTACCCGGTGCTCACCCCGCTCGTCGTCGACTCCGCGCACCCGTTCCCCTACATCTCGGGCCTGTCGCTGAACCTCGCGGTGATCGTCCGCGACCCGGAGACCGACGCCACGATGTTCGCCCGGGTGAAGGTGCCGCCGCTGCTGCCGCGCTTCATCGAGGCCTCCCCCGACCGGTTCACGCCGCTGGAGGACGTCATCGCGGCGCACCTCGGGCAGCTGTTCGTCGGGATGGAGGTCGTCGAGCACCACGCGTTCCGGGTCACCCGCAACCAGGACCTGGAGATCGACGACGACATCAGCGAGGGCCTGCTCCAGGCGCTCGAACGCGAGCTGCTGCGGCGCCGGTTCGGCCCCGTCGTCCGGCTGGAGGTCGAGGAGTCGATCTCCGAGGGGGTGCTGGACCTGCTCACCTCCGAGCTGGGGGTGGACGAGGGCCAGATCTACCGCGTGGTCGGGCCGCTGGACCTCGGCGGCCTCGCCGCCATCGCCGACCTCGACCGCCCGGAGCTGAAGTACCCCCCTTTCGTCCCGTCGAAGGAAGCGCTGCCGGAGGACGCGAGCATCTTCAGCGCCATCCGTGAGCGCGACGTCCTCGTCCACCACCCCTACGACTCGTTCACCACGACCGTCCAGCGGCTGATCGAGGACGCCGCGACCGACCCGCGCGTCCTGGCGATCAAGCAGACTCTGTACCGGACGAGCGGCGACTCGCCGATCGTGGACGCGCTGATGAGCGCCGCCGAGGCCGGCAAGCAGGTCGTGGTCGTCGTCGAGCTGAAGGCCCGGTTCGACGAGCGCGCCAACATCGCCTGGGCGCGCAAGCTGGAGACCGCCGGCTGCCATGTCGTCTACGGGTTCGTCGGGCTGAAGACGCACTGCAAGCTCGCGCTGATCGTCCGGCAGGAGTCCGAGGGCCACCTGCGCCGCTACTGCCACATCGGCACCGGCAACTACCACCCGAAGACCGCGCGCCTGTACGAGGACTTCGGGCTGCTCACCGCCGACCCCGAGGTCGGCGAGGACGTCAGCGCCCTGTTCAACCACCTCACCGGCTACTCGCGGCAGAGCTCCTACCACCGGCTGCTCGTCGCGCCGAACAGCCTGCGCTCCGGGCTCGTCCAGCGGATCGAGCACGAGATCGACAACCGCCGGGCCGGGCACCCCGCCCGCGTCCGGATCAAGTGCAACGCCCTGGTGGACGAGGTGATCATCGACGCGCTCTACCGGGCGTCGCGGGCCGGGGTCCCGGTGGACGTCTGGGTCCGCGGGATCTGCGCGCTGCGCCCCGGCGTGCCCGGCCTGTCGGACATGATCCGCGTGCGCAGCGTCCTCGGCCGGTTCCTGGAGCACTCCCGCGTGTTCGCGTTCGAGAACGGCGGCGAGCCGGAGGTGTGGCTCGGCAGCGCCGACCTGATGCACCGCAACCTGGACCGGCGCGTCGAGGCCCTCGTCACCGTCAACGACCGGGCCCAGCGCGACGACCTGCTCGCCCTGATGGACCGGGCCATGGACGACCACACCCACGCCTGGGCGCTCGACGCTGAGGGCACCTGGACGCGCAGCCTGGCCGGCGCGGGCGAGACCCTCCTGGACATCCAGACCCATCTGGTGAAGAGCCGCCGGTGGAGGACGATCGATGCCTGA
- a CDS encoding NUDIX hydrolase — protein MPDVIMAAGALLWRDGPEFALIHRPRHDDWSFPKGKVDPGEHVLRAAVREVEEETGVVPRLGRRLSTVSYQLGGRTKRVEYWAARPVAVSAFAPNEEVDELVWLPAKEAEARLSYRHDVDLLHEFLAGPLDTAPLVILRHARAGEKRAWREADELRPLDEAGRAEASDLAGLLHSYGPMRTVSSATARCLETVLPYARRVRAPVETEAAFTVGETNPDRAVERLLSMAGTPAMVCTHGEVVSELIAGLCRKLGEKLPDDTTLDKAEFWTAHLADGTLTALERHTSRTAQT, from the coding sequence ATGCCTGACGTCATCATGGCCGCCGGAGCGCTGCTGTGGCGCGACGGCCCCGAGTTCGCGCTGATCCACCGGCCCCGCCACGACGACTGGTCATTCCCCAAGGGCAAGGTCGACCCGGGCGAGCACGTGCTGCGCGCCGCCGTCCGCGAGGTCGAGGAGGAGACCGGCGTCGTCCCCCGCCTCGGGCGGCGCCTCTCGACCGTCTCCTACCAGCTCGGTGGGCGGACCAAGCGGGTCGAGTACTGGGCGGCCCGCCCGGTCGCCGTGAGCGCGTTCGCCCCCAACGAGGAGGTGGACGAGCTGGTCTGGCTGCCGGCGAAGGAGGCCGAGGCCCGGCTCAGCTACCGGCACGACGTCGACCTGCTCCACGAGTTCCTGGCGGGGCCGCTCGACACCGCGCCGCTGGTCATCCTGCGGCACGCCCGCGCGGGGGAGAAGAGGGCGTGGCGGGAGGCCGACGAGCTGCGCCCGCTGGACGAGGCCGGCCGCGCCGAGGCGTCCGACCTCGCCGGGCTGCTGCACTCCTACGGGCCCATGCGGACCGTCAGCTCGGCGACCGCGCGGTGCCTGGAGACCGTCCTGCCCTACGCGCGGCGCGTCCGCGCGCCCGTCGAGACGGAGGCGGCGTTCACGGTCGGCGAGACCAACCCGGACCGGGCCGTGGAGCGGCTGCTGTCCATGGCGGGCACGCCCGCGATGGTGTGCACGCACGGCGAGGTCGTGTCCGAGCTCATCGCCGGCCTCTGCCGGAAACTGGGCGAGAAGCTCCCGGACGACACGACCCTCGACAAGGCCGAGTTCTGGACCGCCCACCTGGCCGACGGCACGCTGACCGCCCTCGAACGCCACACCTCCCGGACGGCGCAGACCTGA
- a CDS encoding CU044_5270 family protein, with protein sequence MDPGAPVDEGVRQAELARAMAAPRPEAGSAAPVRRRVRPVWGLGLAGAVAAGAVAAAAVLVVPGGDGTEPGRTAGGGGERVLDARTVLLAAAEKADGRTETMRAFWHQVTVSSATYTVGKGGGAYAVTVRSKAESWTPSRPGGKAWGAAQELGAKPATKADEEAWRRAGSPGTFKIEVPVAPTPKGRLKGFTAKTTAGPRSLSGSALVDGDKVFWLGRNVSMKDLRALPSDPKRLKAELLRWYKGHDTESSRPMSSDRWLYTVARGLVMEMPVKPGVRAAAFRMLAGLPAVRSLGKVTDPQGRTGNAIAVEEKTPLGVVREEMIIDLASGAALASSNVMVAPAAGVSVPAGRTMYSTALVGAEWTDSKPR encoded by the coding sequence ATGGACCCGGGTGCGCCGGTGGACGAGGGCGTGCGGCAGGCCGAGCTGGCGCGTGCCATGGCGGCGCCGCGTCCGGAGGCCGGGAGCGCCGCGCCCGTGCGGCGGCGAGTGCGGCCGGTCTGGGGGCTCGGGCTCGCCGGGGCGGTCGCGGCGGGGGCGGTCGCCGCGGCGGCGGTGCTCGTCGTTCCCGGCGGGGACGGGACGGAGCCGGGCAGGACGGCGGGCGGGGGCGGCGAGCGGGTGCTCGACGCGAGGACCGTCCTGCTCGCGGCGGCCGAGAAGGCGGACGGGCGGACCGAGACCATGCGGGCCTTCTGGCACCAGGTGACGGTGTCGTCCGCCACGTACACGGTGGGCAAGGGCGGCGGCGCCTACGCCGTCACGGTCAGGAGCAAGGCGGAGAGCTGGACGCCGAGCAGGCCGGGCGGCAAGGCGTGGGGCGCGGCGCAGGAGCTGGGGGCCAAGCCCGCGACCAAGGCGGACGAGGAGGCCTGGCGGCGCGCGGGGTCGCCCGGGACGTTCAAGATCGAGGTCCCCGTCGCCCCGACGCCCAAGGGCCGCCTGAAGGGGTTCACGGCGAAGACCACGGCGGGTCCGCGCAGTCTCAGCGGATCCGCGCTGGTCGACGGCGACAAGGTCTTCTGGCTCGGCCGCAACGTGAGCATGAAGGACCTGCGGGCGCTGCCGTCCGACCCGAAGCGGCTCAAGGCCGAGCTGCTGCGCTGGTACAAGGGCCACGACACCGAGTCGAGCCGGCCGATGTCCTCGGACCGGTGGCTCTACACCGTGGCGCGCGGACTGGTGATGGAGATGCCGGTGAAGCCGGGGGTGCGGGCGGCCGCGTTCCGGATGCTGGCCGGGCTTCCCGCGGTGCGGTCGCTCGGGAAGGTCACCGATCCGCAGGGGCGGACGGGGAACGCGATCGCGGTGGAGGAGAAGACGCCGCTGGGCGTCGTCCGGGAAGAAATGATCATTGATCTGGCATCGGGCGCCGCGCTGGCCAGCAGCAACGTCATGGTGGCGCCGGCGGCCGGGGTGAGCGTCCCGGCGGGGCGGACGATGTACTCGACCGCCCTGGTCGGCGCGGAATGGACCGATTCCAAGCCGCGCTGA
- a CDS encoding CYTH and CHAD domain-containing protein: MAERHLEIEQKYDAPAGFALPELDGLAGVASVGEPEVRELHATYFDTPDLRLAANRITLRRRRGGPDAGWHLKMPAGQDGKHEFRAPLGRPLLVPARLSGLVAAHTRGAELRPVATLETRRTVVRLLGADGEALAEVADDLVTGRGREAEPERWREIEVELGTGTPELLKAAGKRLRKAGAKRSKSASKLARLLGDGVAPSEAARQRARARSRITAATSNGKAPAITTGEVVLAYLAEQVESILRFDPGARLGEDDAVHRMRVAVRRTRSVLRSYRPVLDAERTAPLGPELRWVAQALGEVRDLEVLRARFAEAPPFLLDDLERHERAAYRHLNAALRDARYFALLDGLDRLVADPPLAAVAGKKARKELPALVTRAWDRLAGDYASIKTSADPDLARHETRKAAKRARYAAELAVPVLGAAAKRVVKDTKRIQEVLGAHQDAMIAMEHLERAVARARTTADAFAVGVLYGRERAEADKARDLLVTTWSRTLGPSF; encoded by the coding sequence GTGGCCGAGCGGCATCTGGAGATCGAGCAGAAGTACGACGCCCCGGCCGGGTTCGCCCTGCCGGAGCTCGACGGGCTCGCGGGCGTGGCGTCGGTCGGGGAGCCCGAGGTCCGGGAGCTGCACGCCACCTATTTCGACACCCCGGACCTGCGGCTGGCGGCCAACAGGATCACGCTGCGCCGCCGGCGGGGCGGGCCGGACGCGGGCTGGCACCTGAAGATGCCGGCCGGGCAGGACGGCAAGCACGAGTTCCGGGCGCCGCTCGGGCGGCCCCTGCTCGTCCCGGCGCGCCTGTCCGGGCTGGTCGCCGCGCACACCCGCGGGGCGGAGCTGCGCCCCGTCGCGACCCTGGAGACCCGCCGGACGGTCGTGCGCCTGCTCGGCGCGGACGGCGAGGCCCTCGCGGAGGTCGCCGACGACCTGGTCACCGGGCGCGGGCGGGAGGCCGAGCCCGAGCGGTGGCGGGAGATCGAGGTCGAGCTCGGCACGGGGACGCCGGAGCTGCTGAAGGCCGCGGGCAAGCGCCTGCGCAAGGCCGGCGCGAAGAGGTCCAAGTCGGCGTCCAAGCTGGCGAGGCTGCTCGGGGACGGTGTCGCGCCGTCGGAGGCGGCCCGCCAGCGGGCCCGGGCCCGGTCGCGGATCACGGCCGCGACCAGCAACGGGAAGGCCCCCGCGATCACGACCGGGGAGGTCGTGCTGGCCTACCTCGCCGAGCAGGTCGAGTCGATCCTGCGGTTCGACCCGGGGGCGCGGCTGGGCGAGGACGACGCCGTCCACCGCATGCGGGTCGCCGTGCGCAGGACGAGGAGCGTCCTGCGCAGCTACCGGCCCGTCCTGGACGCGGAGCGCACCGCGCCCCTCGGGCCCGAGCTGCGATGGGTGGCGCAGGCCCTCGGCGAGGTCCGCGACCTGGAGGTGCTGCGGGCGAGGTTCGCGGAGGCGCCGCCCTTCCTGCTGGACGACCTGGAGCGGCACGAGCGGGCCGCGTACCGGCACCTGAACGCGGCCCTGCGGGACGCGCGGTACTTCGCGCTGCTCGACGGCCTCGACAGGCTGGTCGCCGATCCGCCGCTGGCGGCCGTGGCGGGCAAGAAGGCCCGCAAGGAGCTTCCCGCGCTCGTCACCCGGGCCTGGGACCGGTTGGCCGGGGACTACGCGTCGATCAAGACGTCCGCCGACCCCGACCTCGCCCGCCACGAGACGCGCAAGGCGGCCAAGCGCGCCCGGTACGCGGCCGAGCTGGCGGTTCCCGTGCTGGGCGCGGCCGCCAAGCGGGTGGTCAAGGACACCAAGCGCATCCAGGAGGTCCTCGGCGCCCACCAGGACGCCATGATCGCGATGGAGCACCTCGAACGGGCCGTCGCCCGCGCCCGCACGACGGCGGACGCCTTCGCGGTCGGCGTCCTGTACGGCAGGGAGCGGGCGGAGGCGGACAAGGCCCGCGACCTCCTGGTGACCACCTGGTCACGGACCCTGGGCCCCTCGTTCTGA
- a CDS encoding PP2C family protein-serine/threonine phosphatase: MAAMPSRGAERLLGVAGSPHLLLVEDDPGDAFLFEELLTEAQPGLRITVAATLAEALDALRPDIQCVIVDLSLPDARGLDALHQVREHAPATAVLVLTGLADAHVGVAAVAAGAQDYLVKQDADGALLTRAISYAIERKRADESERQLVEARALSRENARLERGLLPVPILHDRELRHHTRYRPGRDRALLGGDFHDTVETADGAVHAVIGDVSGHGADEASLGVRLRMAWRTLVLAGHTGSRLLDTLDAVLQHERWSDEIFTTVCMVTIAPDRRTARVHRAGHPCPLFFAPGGVEPLPDEPRGPALGLLPGARWPAADLELGDEWGLLLYTDGLIEGSAGEDGGHLDLAGLLRLARAAHEEGRRGDVLVDGLIAEAERLNGDVLADDLALLMLSRGDHR, from the coding sequence ATGGCCGCGATGCCCAGTCGCGGTGCGGAGCGGCTCCTCGGTGTCGCCGGTTCCCCGCACCTCCTTCTCGTCGAGGACGATCCCGGCGACGCGTTCCTGTTCGAGGAGCTGCTGACCGAGGCGCAGCCCGGCCTGCGGATCACCGTCGCGGCCACGCTCGCCGAGGCCCTCGACGCGCTGCGGCCCGACATCCAGTGCGTCATCGTCGACCTCTCCCTCCCGGACGCGCGGGGCCTCGACGCCCTCCACCAGGTGCGCGAGCACGCGCCGGCCACCGCCGTGCTGGTGCTGACCGGGCTCGCCGACGCGCACGTCGGCGTCGCGGCCGTCGCCGCCGGAGCCCAGGACTACCTCGTCAAGCAGGACGCGGACGGCGCGCTGCTCACCCGGGCGATCAGCTACGCGATCGAGCGCAAGCGCGCCGACGAGTCCGAGCGGCAGCTCGTCGAGGCGCGGGCGCTCAGCCGCGAGAACGCCCGGCTGGAGCGCGGCCTGCTGCCCGTGCCGATCCTGCACGACCGGGAGCTGCGGCACCACACCCGCTACCGGCCCGGACGCGACCGCGCGCTGCTCGGCGGCGACTTCCACGACACCGTGGAGACCGCCGACGGCGCCGTGCACGCCGTGATCGGCGACGTGAGCGGGCACGGCGCCGACGAGGCGTCCCTCGGCGTCCGGCTCCGCATGGCGTGGCGGACGCTCGTGCTCGCCGGGCACACGGGCTCGCGCCTGCTCGACACCCTCGACGCCGTCCTGCAGCACGAGCGGTGGAGCGACGAGATCTTCACGACCGTCTGCATGGTGACGATCGCGCCGGACCGGCGCACCGCCCGGGTGCACCGCGCCGGGCATCCGTGCCCGCTCTTCTTCGCGCCGGGCGGCGTGGAGCCCCTCCCGGACGAGCCGCGGGGGCCGGCGCTCGGGCTGCTTCCGGGCGCCCGGTGGCCCGCCGCCGACCTGGAGCTCGGCGACGAGTGGGGACTGCTGCTCTACACCGACGGGCTGATCGAGGGTTCCGCCGGGGAGGACGGCGGGCACCTCGACTTGGCCGGTCTGCTGCGGCTCGCCAGGGCCGCGCACGAGGAGGGGAGGCGCGGCGACGTGCTCGTCGACGGGCTGATCGCGGAGGCCGAACGGCTGAACGGGGACGTCCTGGCCGACGACCTCGCCCTGCTGATGCTGAGCCGGGGTGACCACCGGTGA
- a CDS encoding sensor histidine kinase, with translation MTAATSAEAGRAAEPAGGHRATGPGAVLPGAQIPEGQGMGRVRLVQIYRIGSAVLGALLLAAFVQTGMAMYGNEQARDVLIERVDPATLEQFRLSTAVTGQDIAIRAYAEEGGREHVEQYRAAVRQEAASAARMRRLLAGVPGHGDVDRLLAKATADSRAWRAGFADRIAAGPGGQGVDRGESRLATRLLVQARGDMTPLQAGITEMHDRAAAELNSRALTAQWSTFAALAMVVVAALLLAVLFRRTVLTPVSSLTGRVRAVSEGDFGHRLDVSGPAEINELAAIIDAMRARIIEEWRTSEDKSRRLDEQTEELRRSNAELEQFAYVASHDLQEPLRKVASFCQMLERRYGDQLDDRGKQYIAFAVDGAKRMQALINDLLSFSRVGRMARPEDSVDLDEVVRQALDNLSTLREETGAEVEVAELPDVPGDRTQLVQLFQNLVGNAIKFRREGVPPRVTIDVRRAGDEWEFGCADNGIGIDPRYADRIFLIFQRLHSREEYTGTGIGLALCKKIVEYHGGRIWLDAGEHAGPDAETGPGTTFRWTLPAQPSTGSEDDADESTAESTGDGDD, from the coding sequence GTGACCGCCGCGACGTCCGCGGAGGCGGGCCGGGCCGCCGAGCCCGCCGGCGGGCACCGGGCCACCGGGCCGGGCGCCGTGCTGCCCGGCGCGCAGATTCCCGAGGGGCAGGGGATGGGCCGGGTCCGGCTCGTCCAGATCTACCGGATCGGCTCCGCCGTCCTCGGCGCCCTCCTGCTGGCCGCGTTCGTGCAGACCGGCATGGCGATGTACGGCAACGAGCAGGCCCGCGACGTCCTGATCGAGCGCGTCGACCCGGCGACGCTGGAGCAGTTCCGGCTCTCCACGGCCGTCACCGGGCAGGACATCGCCATCCGCGCGTACGCCGAGGAGGGCGGGCGCGAGCACGTCGAGCAGTACCGGGCCGCCGTGCGCCAGGAGGCGGCGTCCGCCGCCCGCATGCGCCGCCTCCTCGCCGGGGTGCCCGGCCACGGGGACGTCGACCGGCTCCTCGCCAAGGCGACCGCCGACTCGCGCGCCTGGCGGGCCGGGTTCGCCGACCGGATCGCGGCCGGGCCCGGCGGCCAGGGCGTCGACCGCGGCGAGAGCCGGCTGGCGACCCGCCTGCTCGTGCAGGCGCGCGGCGACATGACGCCGCTGCAGGCCGGCATCACCGAGATGCACGACCGGGCCGCCGCGGAGCTGAACTCCCGCGCGCTGACCGCCCAGTGGTCCACGTTCGCCGCGCTCGCCATGGTCGTCGTCGCCGCGCTGCTGCTCGCCGTGCTGTTCCGCCGGACGGTGCTGACGCCGGTGTCGTCCCTGACCGGACGCGTCCGGGCCGTCTCCGAGGGCGACTTCGGGCACCGCCTCGACGTCTCCGGCCCGGCGGAGATCAACGAACTGGCGGCGATCATCGACGCGATGCGCGCCCGGATCATCGAGGAGTGGCGCACCAGCGAGGACAAGTCCCGCCGGCTCGACGAGCAGACCGAGGAGCTGCGCCGCTCCAACGCCGAACTGGAGCAGTTCGCCTACGTCGCGAGCCACGACCTCCAGGAGCCGCTGCGCAAGGTCGCCAGCTTCTGCCAGATGCTCGAACGCCGCTACGGGGACCAGCTCGACGACCGCGGGAAGCAGTACATCGCGTTCGCCGTGGACGGCGCCAAGCGCATGCAGGCCCTGATCAACGACCTGCTGAGCTTCTCGCGCGTCGGGCGGATGGCGCGGCCCGAGGACTCCGTCGACCTGGACGAGGTCGTCCGGCAGGCGCTGGACAACCTCTCCACGCTGCGCGAGGAGACCGGCGCCGAGGTCGAGGTGGCGGAGCTGCCCGACGTGCCCGGCGACCGCACCCAGCTCGTCCAGCTGTTCCAGAACCTCGTCGGCAACGCGATCAAGTTCCGGCGGGAGGGCGTGCCGCCGCGCGTCACCATCGACGTCCGCCGCGCCGGGGACGAGTGGGAGTTCGGCTGCGCCGACAACGGCATCGGCATCGACCCCCGCTACGCCGACCGGATCTTCCTCATCTTCCAGCGGCTGCACTCGCGCGAGGAGTACACCGGCACGGGCATCGGCCTGGCGCTGTGCAAGAAGATCGTCGAGTACCACGGCGGGCGCATCTGGCTCGACGCCGGCGAGCACGCCGGGCCGGACGCGGAGACCGGCCCCGGGACCACGTTCCGGTGGACGCTGCCCGCCCAGCCGTCGACCGGCTCCGAAGACGACGCCGACGAAAGCACCGCGGAGAGCACCGGAGACGGGGACGACTGA
- a CDS encoding pentapeptide repeat-containing protein: MTPHEASPPMVFWPRCTAVDGCTGRAAGDLGGCPAHLRPREFERFTGSLRPGADLDLRGVTVPPWLLDGVLDAVTGPDGRPHLGRARFDGAVLPADAGLRGLCVEGDSSFDGARFLGGASFYDARFFGNVSFRGARFGRNASFHEARFHRHATFEEAVFTGDALFGETRWHADAAFRGAVLMGAACFDRARFGRDAAMQGACFRGDVSFKRVQVARHARFERARFRHGAWLGPLAAGGRIGLSDATVHGGLRVHAAARQVIARGAIVHGEADFRLRHAALDLEDAVFEGPAAVRALAHPIQGLTEPPAGSGPSGVRLLSLRRADATRLLLADIDLSGCGFLGLRRPDALRISGDCAFATAPGRRRLRPWRRRDRAVLAEDLAGGAGRDDRLRTLYQELARATADSDSVRLARDFRYSALEMRRHGERDPWRRAGLHLLWITCGYGLRAGRAVAWLAVIIALLCCGASVVRHDDRTRHDDRTGGVRAAHMTARRT; this comes from the coding sequence GTGACTCCTCACGAGGCTTCGCCGCCCATGGTGTTCTGGCCGCGCTGCACCGCCGTCGACGGCTGCACCGGCCGGGCCGCGGGCGACCTCGGCGGCTGCCCCGCCCACCTGCGCCCCCGCGAGTTCGAGCGGTTCACGGGCTCCCTGCGCCCCGGCGCCGACCTCGACCTGCGCGGCGTCACCGTCCCGCCGTGGCTGCTGGACGGGGTGCTGGACGCCGTCACCGGGCCCGACGGGCGGCCCCACCTCGGCCGGGCCCGGTTCGACGGGGCGGTGCTGCCGGCGGACGCGGGACTGCGCGGCCTGTGCGTCGAGGGCGACAGCTCGTTCGACGGCGCCCGCTTCCTCGGCGGCGCGTCGTTCTACGACGCCCGGTTCTTCGGCAACGTCTCGTTCCGGGGGGCGCGCTTCGGGCGCAACGCGTCCTTCCACGAGGCCCGCTTCCACCGGCACGCCACGTTCGAGGAGGCGGTGTTCACCGGCGACGCCCTCTTCGGCGAGACGCGGTGGCACGCCGACGCCGCCTTCCGCGGCGCCGTGCTCATGGGCGCGGCCTGCTTCGACCGCGCCCGGTTCGGGCGGGACGCGGCGATGCAGGGCGCCTGCTTCCGCGGCGACGTGTCGTTCAAGCGCGTCCAGGTGGCGCGCCATGCCCGGTTCGAGCGGGCGCGGTTCCGGCACGGCGCCTGGCTCGGCCCGCTGGCGGCGGGCGGCCGGATCGGGCTGTCGGACGCCACCGTGCACGGCGGGCTGCGGGTGCACGCGGCGGCGCGGCAGGTCATCGCCCGCGGCGCGATCGTCCACGGGGAGGCCGACTTCCGGCTCCGGCACGCCGCACTCGACCTGGAGGACGCGGTGTTCGAGGGCCCTGCCGCCGTCCGGGCGCTGGCCCACCCGATCCAGGGGCTCACCGAGCCGCCCGCCGGTAGCGGCCCGTCCGGCGTCCGGCTGCTGTCGCTGCGCCGCGCCGACGCGACCCGGCTGCTGCTCGCCGACATCGACCTCAGCGGCTGCGGCTTCCTCGGGCTGCGGCGGCCGGACGCGCTGCGGATCTCCGGCGACTGCGCGTTCGCGACCGCGCCCGGCCGGCGCCGGCTGCGCCCGTGGCGCCGCCGCGACCGGGCCGTCCTCGCCGAGGACCTCGCCGGCGGCGCCGGCCGCGACGACCGCCTGCGCACGCTCTACCAGGAACTGGCCCGTGCCACGGCCGACTCCGACAGCGTCCGCCTCGCCCGCGACTTCCGCTACAGCGCGCTGGAGATGCGGCGGCACGGCGAGCGCGACCCGTGGCGCCGCGCCGGCCTGCACCTTCTCTGGATCACCTGCGGATACGGGCTGCGCGCGGGACGCGCGGTGGCCTGGCTCGCCGTCATCATCGCGCTGCTGTGCTGCGGCGCGTCGGTGGTGCGCCACGACGACCGGACGCGGCACGACGACCGCACGGGCGGCGTCCGCGCCGCGCACATGACCGCCCGCCGCACATAA